Within the Deinococcus radiotolerans genome, the region TCGCAGAAATACCGTACAGGAGCCGACTTTCTGCTGCCTACTGTGCGTTTTGAAGGGTAGTCAGGTCAAAACGCGTAACGCCCCCTGCGGTCAGCCGAAGCTGAGACAGGAGGCGCGATCGCCTGAGTTGTCCATGCTTTACCCGCCCGGGAAGAGGCGTCTGAAGGCCATCTCGATCAGCAGGGCGGCGAAGGGGCTGTTCAGGAGCATCAGCAGCCACTGCGCGCTGGGTGGGGCGAACTCGCGCACCAGGGACTGCACGACCGCCAGCACGAACGCCGCGCGGGCCGTGCCCGCCAGGACCGGCTTGAGTTCCTGGGCCGCCTGCACCGCGGCTTCGATCAGGGCGCCCACTTCGGTCCAAGTGGCGCCGTCGCGAAGGGCCTGCGCCTTGGTGACGAGGTTGGGCAGGTGCTGGTCCAGCCAGGGCTGCACGATGGCCGTGTTCAGGGGCGCGCCCTGACGGGTGGCGGTGCCGAGGGCGACGAGGGCGGACAGAATCGTGAACTGGTTCATGGGGGACCTCAATGGGCGCGGCCCCCTGTGATGGGGGCCGGTGAGAGGGTGGATTGTCAGCGCCCCATGGGGCACGGCGGGCCTACTCGGTTCGTTCGAGCTGCAGCGCACCGTCCGGGTACAGGCTCAGGCGCGTGCCGTTGTAGATGGTGGGCTTCCCGTCCCACTGCACGTTCTCCCCGCCCGTGCCCCGCAGGAAGATGCGCGGAACGGGCGGGGACTCCGGCAGCGCGGCCAGCGCCCGGCAGTGGTACGCCTCCCGGTCCGGCAGGCCATTCAGCCCCCCGTTGATGCGCCGCGTGATGCCCTCGAAGTCCCCGGCGTCCGCCAGGATGTTCAGCTTCCGCTGATCCCAGTACGCGCAGGCGATCCGCGCGGCCGTGCCGGGATGGGCCGCCAGGTCCGGCTGCGCTTCCAGCGGCAGGCCCAGCAGCGCCCCGTACGTGCGGTAGTTGTGCCGCCCGGTGAGTTGAATCCAGCCGCGGCCCCGGTAGCGGTACCCGTCGCCCGGCTGCGTGTTGCCGAGGTCCGCGCGGCCCTCGTAGCGCCGCTGCGCTGGGGTGGGGCCCCAGAGCTCCTCGAGGTACCGGAATCCGGCCGACTCGTGCGCCAACTGTGCCAGGAACGCGGCCACGCGCGCCCGGGTGGTGATGCCCGCCCGCGCCGCCGGATCGGCGAGAGCAGAGGCCACCTGGGCGGCCTGAGTGGCGGTGAGCGTGGGCACAACGGTTCTGATGAGGTCAGGCGCAATCATATTCTTCCCTCCCTTGGTGAATGAGTCGGGCGCGGCGTTCAGTCATGCCCAGCACCGCCCAGATGCCGTCGAGCAGCGCCCAGATCACCATCAGCAGGCCCGCGCAGTTCCGGTACGTCTCCTCAATCGGGATGAACGGTGGGATGGGCGCGGCGTTCGCATGCCGCCACACGAAAAACACGCCCACCAGGGCGTGCACGAACACCGCGAACAGGCGGCGCAGTCGCTGCTCTGGCCAGGACAAGGCCATCAGGATCAGGCGGACCAGAGCGGACAGGAACCACCCGCCGGCCAGGACCGCCCACATGAGTTTCAGCCAGTACCCTTCGATGATCACGTGACGTCACCTTCCTTCTTCGGGGCCGTCGGACCGCCCGGACTCGTGAGTTCGCCGAGATCGACGTTGTACTTCTGCCCGATGAGCTTCACGGCGGCCCGCAGGGTCCAGAGGGGTGGGATCGCGCCAGCGAGCGTACCGATGGTGGCGCAGACGTAATCATCCAGGCTAGTGAGCTGCGCCAGGAGGACCGTGGTGCTGGCGCTGAACACCAAGGACAGCAGCAGAAAGCCATAGAGCTTGCCTTTGTCCTTGGCCATGTCCATGGCAAGGCTGGTGCCGAGTTGCGCGATCAGGCCCAGCGTGGCGGAGACGGCGGCAAGGAGCCAGAGCGGCGGGACGGCGGGTTTATCCATGAGGCTCCTGAGCATGAAGAACGCCCCAAGCGTGAATGCTGGGGCGGTACAAGAAAACGTGGTGTGCTGATGACCGGGTCAGCGCAGAATGGACGCTGCTATGCCCGATAATCAGTGAGCGGCCCATCATGACGGTGGGCCGCGCGTTCGTTGAAGATCGACTACCAGCATGATGAGCTCCTCAAAAACAGACGAATTGCACGAATGCCGAAAGCAACCATGCGTCATTTGCATTTCTAACAAGATTTCTCGTATAACGACCCTTATGGCCTACATGAAATTGAGTGAACAGGTTCAGAAACTCAGCAACCCCCAGCGGAGCGATGCGTTTATCAAACTGTTCCAGGAAGCGGTGCGATCCGGCAAGATCGACGGTGCGTACCTCCCCGAGCGCTTCACGATGCCCAAGCAGTTCACCCGCCGCGGCAGTGAGGACACGTACCAGAAGGACACGCGTGAGATGATCTTTGATCACACGCCCGCGTTCGATGAGTGGTTCGAGGAAACGAACCGTGATCTGGCGGCCGCACGCCGTGGCGGAACGGTCAAGCCCAGCCTGCAAGCGGTGGAATCCGGCCTGGTGGACTTTCAGGAGCTGGTGGCCCAGACGCGGCAGAAGATGCAGGCCAGTTACGAGAAGGGCCAAGCGTTGGGCAACAGTCGCAAAGCGGCGAGTAAGCCTACGGCCCCAAAACGCAAGACGAAGAAGTAAGAGTTTCAGATTCATTGATCAGTGACTGGGCTTTGAGTGAAGCCGGTTCACTGATTTCTGAGCGCCTCCTTCTCGGCCAGGGAATGGGAACCGCCCCTGGGCGGGGTAAGGTGGACGGCGCGTGGGTCGGATGGAGAGAACTCACCCCGCACTCGAACGCCGCGACCCTGGGGAGGGCAGCGGCGTTCAACATTCCCGCCAGGCGAGCGTCAGTCAGAGAACCTACACTCGGGGCCATGAGCGGCGAGGCCACAACGGATGACCTGATGCTGCTGGACCTGCATTTCTGAGGGCTCCTGCGGGGTGCGTTGGCGGACGAGGTGCAGGCGCGGTTGGAACACGATCCCGTGTTTCTGGCCTTGGCGGAGCAGTACTTGACGGACTGGCACGCGCTGCTGGATCTTCTGGACTCCGGTGGCCTGGTGCCTGACGGTGCTGAGGCGCGGTTGATGGCGCGACTGTCGGCCACTGAAGCCACCTGAATCGCCCCAGGAGCGGGAGGCCAGGACGGAGGCTAGGGAACGTGAACGTCGTCCGGGTCGGGCAGGGTGCAGCCGGTGGGGGGCACGCCGGGCCAGCCGAGATCCCCGGCGCTGCACCCGGCCGCCACGACGGCCTGCGCAACGGCGTCGGCATGCGCCTCGCGGGCCGTGCAGTGCCACGCGGGCTGCACGGCGCAGGGGACGCCTTCCCACTCGCGCATCAGGCGCTTGTGGTGCCAGGTCCAGACGTGCGTGAGTTCGTGGGCGATCAGGAACGTGTTGCTCGCGTGCCGCGCCTCGATCCGCACGCGGTACCCGTCCGCACGGCCGTCGAACGGATTGAGTGACCCGTCCGGCACCACCAGGGCGGTGTAGGGCACGCCCCACGCGCGGGTGGGGGACGAGGGCGGCAGCAGCTGGCCGCACCCGGTGAGGAGTGCGGCCAGCAGGGTCAGGCTCCAGCGCCGGTGTCTCATGCGGGGGGCAGCAGCGTGAGCCGCATCTCGTCGTACTGGCCGCCCGTCTGACTGACCGCGCGGACCTTGTAGGTCTTGGCCGGGTCGAGCGTCCAGGGGCTGGACTTCTCGATGTAGAAGCCGCCCTGCGTGAACGAGTCCACCACGGCGCCGTTCTCCAGCAGCTCGACCAGGAACGTCGCGCCGTTGGTTTCGGACTCCATCTTGACGGTGTGCACGCCCGCCACCTGCGGGTAGATGTCGATGCTGGTGCCCGCGCCCGCGCCCGGGAAGAACGACACCACGTCGTTGCTGACGGAGAGGAACGACGGCGTGGTGTCCATGTGCAGGTATTCGAACAGCACTACGCCTGCGCTGGTGTCCTCGGCCGGGCGGCTGATCTCCAGCTGCATGGTCGAGGCGGGGTTCATCGTGGGATTGCCCCCGTACTGGCGCGGGTAGATGTCGTTGTGGGTTTCCACGCCGTTCTCCAGCAGGCGCACGGTGTACCGCCCGCCGACCCGCGCCTGCACGTTCAGCAGGTAGGGCGCTTCCGTGTCGGGTGCGAGTGTGAACGTCTTCAACGTCTCACCGGGTGCGAAGGTCAGCGAGTACCGGGGGCCCAGATCCAGGGTGGGCGGCTCCGGAGGCGCGGGAATGGGGCGGCCCATCTGCCAGTAGTCCACGCGGGTCTGCCCGCTGATCACGTCCACGCGCAGCGCCTGCAGGAGTGCGCCGGTCAGCCCCCGCATGCCCAGGCCTGGGGTGTACTCCGGAGCGACGGTGGCGTCGAGCAGGCCCATGCGGGCGCTGCCGCTGGCCACGACCACGTCGGCGTGCGTCGCGCCGTCCGGGACGGTCAGCGACTGGGTGTTGCCCGCGTTCAGGATCTGCGGCGGGTACGCCTTGTTCGGACTGACGGCCTCCACCGTCTGCACGGGCAGGGGGTCGTCCACTGAGACAGGCGCGGCCGTGCCGTCCGCGCGGGCCCAGAACAGGAGGGTGACGAGGTGCTCGGCGCGCAGGAAGCTGGTGAGCTGTCGGATGAGGTTGATCATGGATCTCCTTTCCGGCGAAAGGGAAGGCCCCACCGCGCCGGACGACGGTGGGGGCCACGAGGGGTCGGGTTACTCAGCGGTCAGGGAAACGGACCAGAGCGTGCCGTCCCAGCGGCAGAACCGCAGGGTGGGGGCAGCGCTGGTGTCCTCGGGGTCCACGATCTCGAACCCGCTCAGTCCCAGCGCCGTGGGTGAGGCGACCACCCGCATCCCCCCTGCGCTGAGCGCGCCGACGCCTCGCCACTCGGGCAGCACGGCGCTCATGCACGGCCGCCCCGCCTGCAGGCCGGACGAGTCCAGGGCCTGCGTGTTGCTCCAGTTGCGCCCGGCGGTGCTCGTCTGATTGGTGGCCAGCAGCTGGACGTCCGCGCCGAACTCCACTTCCAGGTACCCGCCGCGCGGGATGGTCAGCGGGTACCCGGCCCCAGTCACGTCCAGCGCCGCGCCGCCCGGGTCGGTGGTGACGGCCACGTCCGAGCCGCTCAGGGCGTCCAGCTGCACGTCGTTCAGGTCGAAGATACTCACGCCGTAGATGTCGGCCGTGCTCAGCACCTGCCCGGGCGCAGGGCTGAGGTACACGCCGGTCACGCTCACCGGCTTCCCCGCGGTGCCGACACTCAGGCGGACTTTCCACGCTGTCAGCACCGTACTGTTCGGGCTGGTGAAGCCGGTCTGGGGCTGGGCGCTCAGGCTGATGTACCCGCCTCCGGAGCCTCCCCCAGGGTTCTGCTCGACACCGGTGAGGCGATCGTCGATGCCGTCCACCTTCGCTTCGAGGGCCACGTGCTTGCTTTTCGGGGTCAGAGGTTCAGTCATGTCAGGACGTCCTTTCGAGGGTCACGTACCCCTCGCTGTCGGTGGTGCTGCTGGCGTTGGTGACGGTCAGGTAGCCGTCCGGGTCGGTGGTGGTGGCGGCCTCCGCAAAGACCAGGAAGCCGCCCTCGTCCGGCGTGACGGTGAAGTCGGCGGGGGCATCGGTGACGGGCTGACTGGTGGCGTGCAGGACGCTCACGCCGGACGTGCCGTCCACGCGCTTGAGGCGTAGCGTCAGGCCTGCCGTGAGCGTCAGCGGGTAGGTCACGGGCGTGAAGGTCACGCCGTCACTGCTGCTGGTGACCGTGACGGGCACGCCGGTCACACCGTGCAGCACGTACCCGACCAGTCCGCCCGGGAGCGCGCCCACGATCTCCAGCGGCAGGCCCTCCTCGGGCGTGTCGGCGCCGATCAGCAGCGGCACAGCCACCGCGCCCACGAGCTGCCCGTCTGCGCCCTGCGGCCCGGCTGGACCGACTGGCCCCTGACTGCCCTGCGGACCAGGCGCGCCCAGGAGCTGAAGCATGGACACGTACGTCCCGCCCTGCCTCTGGTAGATGGTGCCGCTGGTGTCGGCCCACACGTCGCCATCACTGCCCACCGCGTCGTCCGGGGCACCCGGGCTGAAGCGCCACTCGCCCCCCAGGCGGATGTTCCCGCCGCTGCTGGTCCCGCTGCTCAGATCGGCCGTGCCATCCCCACTCCGGACCGCGAGATTGTCCACCCAGACGTTGCCCTGCTCGAATGAGTTCCCGCTGCCGCGCTGCGCGTACAGCACCGCCACGCGGCCCTGCGCGCCCATGGCGCTCGACCAGTCGGCTGGCAGCGGGACGTCCACGAGGCCCACGCCGCCGTCCTCCAGCTGGATGCGGCCCTGCGTGGTGTCCACGGTCAGGCGCAGGCGCTGCCACGCGCCGACCGGCACGCTGCGCCCGAGCGTGCCCCACAGCTGCAAGACACTGTTGGTGGTACCCCAGGTGAGCGTCTCACCCGTCCAGCGCAGCGTCTTGGTCTGCCCCACGAGTTCGAGCCCGGCAAGGGGCACCGTGGCGAACGAATTGCTCTGCCAGGTGTAGCGCCAGTCGAGTTGCACCTGCACGTCCGGCGAGTCCCACCTGGTGGTGGCCAGCGCGGCGCTGAGGGTAAAGGGAGTGGTGGTCCCGCTCGGGGCGATGGGGGTCATGGGGCCCAGCCGCAGCTGCTCGCCCTGCAGCGTGACGTTGGTGCCGGGGACCGTGTAATCCGGGCCGATGAAGGTCCGGTTGAACAGGTCCAGCCAGGACCACTGGGTGGGATCAGGTGGGGTCGGCGGGGGTTGCGTCATGGGATCTCCGGGGGTGGGTCAGGCACGAGCACGAGCGTCACCGTGCTGGTGAGCAGGCAGCGCGTCAGGCGGCGGTTGGTGGTGAGCTCCAGCGGGGCGCTGGGCGGGTAGTCGAGGGTCGTGACGATCAGGTACGGGTGCGTGCCGCGGCGCTGCCCCGCGTCATGCCCCAGCGGTCGGGGCGTGACGGCCGCACCGTTGACGCGGACCTCCATCTCGTCGCGGGGGCCGCTGAGGCGGACGTGCAGGACGCACACCGTGCGGAGTTCGATGACCGCCATGTCAGGTGACCCCGAACGTCAGGCGCAGGCGGCCCTGCACGCCGGTGCGGTCGTCGAGCTCCTCGGGCCACTCGGTCGGGGCATAGAGGATGCGTTTGTCCAGCGCGGCCAGTGCGTCCAGGCTGACGACCCAGGTGGCGGCGTCCTCATCCCAGATCTCGACCTGAGCGGGCCGGATCCAGGGCGCGTCGCCCTTGGCGCGGGGTTCGTCTTCGGTGGCCACCAGCAGGTCCGCCAGGGTCACGCCGAGCGGCAGGCGTGGGGCGTCGTCCCGCACGGCGTCCGGGGGCGGCGGTCTGCGCGGGCGGCCGGGCCAGCTCCACCCGTCCAGTTCGGGGGATTCCGGCACCTGCTTCACGCTGTCCCGCCAGGGGTTGTGGGCGACCAGGGCGTGGTCGCTGCCGTCCGCGCAGCGGGCAAAGGCCCACGCTTCTGGCCAACTGTGGAACGTCGCGCCGACGGGGCTGAAGTTCAGGAATGACCCGACCGGGGCGCGCAGGACCTGCGTTTCGAACAC harbors:
- a CDS encoding glycoside hydrolase family 19 protein, which translates into the protein MIAPDLIRTVVPTLTATQAAQVASALADPAARAGITTRARVAAFLAQLAHESAGFRYLEELWGPTPAQRRYEGRADLGNTQPGDGYRYRGRGWIQLTGRHNYRTYGALLGLPLEAQPDLAAHPGTAARIACAYWDQRKLNILADAGDFEGITRRINGGLNGLPDREAYHCRALAALPESPPVPRIFLRGTGGENVQWDGKPTIYNGTRLSLYPDGALQLERTE